From Equus przewalskii isolate Varuska chromosome 28, EquPr2, whole genome shotgun sequence, a single genomic window includes:
- the CFAP97 gene encoding cilia- and flagella-associated protein 97, which translates to MDRFGDISEGEVDHSFFDSDFEEAEKCESSLVFDKQNDDPKERIDEDAENLKFGIQRNYLTEKGNERKEKIPSEEHSNNDNIQTRNSLSLATSSRSKTLCDAAVGHKIHLPVPNRIPKIAKEGEDDYYTDGEESSDDGRKHHVRSKSAKTTNNFKKGASKTHSRSSSSSSSSSLSSSSSSSGTDCSDAGSGSCTSDSSRSLKHRLSGVTRLSPKQKYKPGRKSAGTQPSSRNPKVGEYPEESEDTVTDVTPLSTPDISPVQSFELGASNDQKVKVKRQENVSQEVYENVEDLKNNSKSLKSAKKGKEKHEASLTSKSSVLEPSLDHRYKEKVLHDTMDLNHLLKAFLQLDKKGPQKHHFDQPSVAPRKNYSFTREEVRQIDRENQRLLKELSRQAEKPGSKSMIPRRSIGHPPKLYHSAVNRQREQQRIERENLALLKRLEAVKPTVGMKRSEQLMDYHRNMGYLSSSPSSRRVPSTLGQYSPLRGASRTSSATSGLSCKSERPVFDTSSGLLLRPKPPNVRTAWL; encoded by the exons ATGGATCGGTTTGGAGATATATCAGAAGGTGAAGTGGACCATTCTTTCTTTGACAGTGACTTTGAAGAAGCAGAGAAGTGTGAAAGTAGCTTAGTTTTTGACAAGCAAAATGATGACCCTAAAGAGAGAATAGATGAAGATGCAGAAAACTTGAAATTTGGAATACAAAGAAATTATCTTactgagaaaggaaatgaaagaaaagagaaaattccttCGGAAGAACACTCTAATAATGATAATATACAAACCAGAAATTCTTTATCATTGGCCACTTCTTCAAGATCAAAAACACTGTGTGATGCTGCAGTAGGACATAAAATACACTTGCCTGTTCCAAATAGAATTCCCAAAATTGCGAAAGAAGGTGAAGATGATTACTATACAGATGGAGAGGAGAGCAGTGACGATGGAAGAAAACATCATGTCAGGTCCAAGTCAGCTAAAACAactaataactttaaaaaaggcGCAAGTAAAACGCATTCCAGAAGTAGTtcgtcttcctcctcttcctcgttGTCCTCCTCGTCTTCAAGTTCAGGTACAGATTGTTCGGATGCAGGGTCTGGTAGCTGCACATCTGATTCATCTCGCTCATTAAAGCACCGTCTATCTGGTGTAACCCGCTTGTCACCAAAACAGAAGTATaaaccaggaagaaaatcagCAGGAACACAACCTTCAAGTCGTAACCCAAAAGTCGGGGAATACCCTGAGGAATCTGAAGATACTGTCACAGATGTAACTCCTCTGTCGACTCCAGACATCAGCCCTGTTCAGTCTTTTGAACTGGGTGCGTCAAACGATCAGAAAGTAAAagttaaaaggcaagaaaacgtGAGTCAAGAAGTATATGAAAATGTTGAggacttaaaaaataattcaaaatcttTGAAATCGgccaaaaaagggaaggaaaaacacGAGGCCAGTCTCACCTCCAAGTCTTCAGTGTTAGAGCCCAGTTTAGACcacagatataaagaaaaagtctTACATGACACAATGGACCTGAATCATCTTTTGAAAG CTTTTCTGCAATTAGATAAAAAAGGACCACAAAAACATCACTTTGATCAGCCTTCAGTAGCACCTAGGAAGAACTACTCATTCACAAGAGAGGAGGTGAGACAGATTGATCGGGAAAATCAGAGGCTTTTGAAAGAACTCTCGAGGCAGGCTGAAAAACCAGGAAGCAAAAGTATGATTCCTAGAAGATCGATTGGTCATCCCCCTAAGTTATATCATAGTGCTGTCAACAGACAGAGGGAACAACAAAggattgaaagagaaaatttg GCTTTATTGAAAAGGCTTGAGGCTGTGAAGCCAACAGTGGGGATGAAACGCTCGGAACAGCTGATGGACTATCATCGCAACATGGGTTATCTCAGCTCATCACCGTCCTCAAGACGAGTGCCATCGACCCTCGGCCAGTATAGCCCACTAA GAGGAGCTTCCAGGACATCCAGTGCCACCAGTGGGCTCAGTTGTAAGAGTGAGCGACCAGTTTTTGACACATCCAGTGGCCTGTTGCTAAGACCTAAGCCCCCTAATGTCCGTACAGCTTGGTTATAA